Genomic window (Moraxella haemolytica):
GCTCTTCCAAATTCCCTGCGATGACATGTTGCAAATCATCTACAGAATACAGATAGACATCATCAAGACTGCCCACTTTTGGCTCAATATCACGAGGTACTGCCAAATCCACCATCAACATTGGACGATGACGGCGAGTTTTTAAGGCAACCTTCACCATCTCATGACTGATGAGCGTATCCATACTACCACTACAGCTACTCATCACATCAGCGTGATGTAGATACTCACCGATCTCATTGATGGATACAAGCTGAATCTCTACCGTGCGGCCTGCCGTCCGTGCCATTTCATGTAGCTCATCTGCTAGATTCTTGGCTCGCTCATGGCTACGATTGGCAATAATAATTTTTGCCATGCCTAAAGATGCCACATTGTGTGCCACCAAACGATTCATCTCGCCTGCCGCCACCAGCATAAAGGTTAATTGGTTTGGCTGATCAAAAACCTGCGTTACTAACTTAGCGGTAGCAAAACCAAGCGTAACCGCCTGTGCACCCACTTTTGTATCACGACGCACCGCTCGTGCCGCAGCAAAGACCTGTTGGGTTAGCCAATCAAAACCCTGCCCCATGCCACCATACTCACGAGATAAGGCGACCGCCTGTCTAATTTGCCCCAAAATCTGCGGTTCGCCCAAGATCATCGAGTCTAGCCCTGCTGCCACCCTCAGCCAATGATTTAATGCTCTATTATTTTCATAAACATATAAAAACGGACTGATGTGTTCAAGTGGCAAACCCTTAAAATCTGCCAACCAAGCCTTGATTTTTTGGGTCGCCTCACTGATGGGTGCATCTTCATCATCTATCACCTCTGCACACAGGGCATCACTGGGTAATTTGACATAGATTTCACTGCGATTGCAGGTAGAAACAATCACCGAACCATCGGTCAATGCTCGTAATTCGGCAATGGCGTGCGACAAATCACGCCCAAACGACAACTTCTCACGAAGTGCCACAGGGGCGGTTTTATGATTGACTCCGATGACGGCTAATTTCATTTTGCTAACTTAAGTTATTGATGGCAATCAAAATGAGGCTAAATTATTTATTATAACAGCTTTTTAAGAATTTGTAACAAGATTGCCTATAATTAAGCACAAAAGCATAAAATTGATCAATTTAAACTTAAATATCGTTCACGCTTGACATATCTCTTGCACTTATTCAAAATCCTTTTATAATAAGTGCAAGAGATAGATAGGCAGTCAGCCTATGATGAAGTGGTTATGAAGCAAAAATTTTGGCAAATTACTTACCCCACCCAACACGGCGGCATTAGGTTGCCTATACCTCGTTTTGGCAAAAAAATTACTCGCCAAAAAACGGTAGCAATAGTCATTTGTCTAAGTCTTGTTGTTTGTGTTGCCAGACCTGCTCAAGCAGGGGTATTTGACCCCCTACTAAAAGTACTACTGCCTTTTTATAAAAAGAACAAAGAACAACAACCACTGCCAAATGACGACGCCCTAGATGAGATGAATGTTGATGTCGGCGATGAGCAGTTCATTGACGATGGCGATGACAGTCATTATCCGCTTATCAATGATGGTTTTTCAGAAATTTTACTAAGCGATGGCTTAACCAACGATTTAAATGTACCTGATTTGCAGGCATTATTAACAGCAGAGTTTGCCGCTGATCGTGGTGATGTGGCAACAGCCCTTGCCATCTACAAGGTGGAGTCTTTTAAACAAAATGCCACCGCCATTTTTGAGCGTGCCTTAAGTCTATCCATTGAATATGAACAGCCTGAAGAGTCGCTCGCCTTTGCCGCCGCTTGGCAATCCCAAAATCCTGACCACATTCCTGCTTGGTTCTATGTAACGCACCTTGCCCTAAAAGCCAAAGCCTACAACCAAGCGGTACAGATGCTTGCAGCAGTACTACAATACGACCCCAGAACAGACTTATCTCAAATCTTTATCAGCATTTTTCCTAACAACCCTACCGACCAAAGAGAGTTGTTTGATGCATTACAATACATTCAAAGCAACAACAGCTCTGTTGCGGCTTTGCGTGCAGGTCTGTTAATGCGTCTTAATGAACACGATGCTGCATTGCTACATATCAACGAATCCCTAAAAAGTGAACCAAACAATCTGGCTTTTATCAATCTAAAACTTGATATTCTAAATACCGCAGGTCGCCTAGACGAACTATGGTCATTCCTACACACCAAGCGACGCACCCTACCCCAAGAAACCTCGCTATATCTATATGAGATCCGCCATCTCATCAATCAAGGCGACCTAAGCAATGCTTGGCGGTTACTGCTTGAAGCCAACAAACACACCCAAAACCCTGATGTCATACTGTTGGCAGGTTTGGTTGGTCTTGATATTGGCGAGTATCGTCATGCCATTGAGATTTTGATACCACTGGTCAAAAATCCTATCTTTTCTAGTCAAGCTCACTATTATCTAGGCATCGGTCATGAGCGACTGGGTGATTTTGTACAAGCCAGACATCATTACGAACGAGTCAAAAATGATGATAATGTACTAGATGCTCGCACCAAAGTGGTTGGCTTTTATCTGCTTGAAAACAATGTCAATGCAGCCATATCAACCTTGATACGCTTAAGAGATGAGTATCAGATGTACGCAGCCGACAGCTACATCCTGCAAGCAGAAATTTACCTAAGGCAAGGCAATATCGACACCGCCAAAGACCTACTAAGCACCGCCAATCGTCAATATCCTGATGACGACCGCCTACTTTTTGCCAGTTATCAGCTACTTGAAAATGAGCTTAGCGATGAAGAAAAACGCTTGGCGATGGATAAGTTGGTGCAACTCGATGGCTTTAATCCAAATTATCAACTAGAACAAGCCAAACTCATCTTAAAACAAAATCCTGACGACCAGCAAGCACTCACGACCGTCAAGGCGATTATAGACATTCGTGCCAATGACCCACTATACGATAAAGAATTGCAGTTACAAGCCTTGATTTTATTAAGTGAAAACGCCTTAATTAAGGGTAACTACCATGCCGTCATTGACCATCTGCAAGCACCGTATGAGGTCTCACTTGACCTAAATGCAGGCATATTGCTACTCAGAGCCTATCAGGGGCTTGGCGATGACAACATGGTACAAAAGCTACTCGCCGAACTACAGAATACATACGGCTTCAACCAAGAGTCTGGTACGCCAACCAGTGAACCTGCCATACAAAGCTACTAACCCTAAAACTCATTCATCAAAACACGCCCATCAGCTTTTATCTATTATTTGCCGACTGATTATAGGAATATTCATGCTCTTAACAAAAACAACACTAAAGACAGCCCAAATGGTTATGGCATCATGCCTTCTGACTGTGATGGCAGGCTGTCAAACATTACCAAAAAACACACCAACAACCACAGCCACCATCAACGCCCCCATACAGTTTAATATTACTGGCAAAATTGGTATGATTACCATCTCGGCTGACAACAGCCAGTCGGGCACTGCCTTTTATGCATGGGTACAAGAAGGCGAGCGTTTCGCCATTGATTTGACAGGGGCACTTGGCATTGGTGCAACCACCATCAGCTTTGATGGCAAAACCGCCACATTGCACAACCAACGCATAAGAAGCGTTCATGCAGATTCACCAGAAGAACTGCTAACTCAAGTTACAGGCTGGCAAGCCCCCATCAGTCAGCTCCCCTATTGGATAATTGGCAAAACTGCCCCAAGCGATAGCGATCATCAGTACGATGATAAGGGACGGCTTGCTCAAGCAGTCAATAGCGATTGGATAGCAACATTTGAATACAAAGGCAATCTGCCAAATCGTCTGCGTATCACGCACACAGACGGTCATCGCATCATCATGAGTATCATTCATGGCAACTGACATGACCACATTAACTCTATTCTCCCCTGCCAAGATTAACCTTTTTTTACACATCACAGGTCAAAGAGCAGACAGCTATCACAATCTACAAAGCGTGTTTCGCACGCTAGATTTTGGCGATGAGCTGACCTTTCGGCTACACGATGATGACAAACTTGTTCAGCTCATTGGTGGCGAGCATCTGACAGAACGCCTTGATGACAATCTCATAGTCAAGGCAGTACACACATTGGCACAATCCTACCCAAGCCACGCCAAAGCCGTACACATCACACTCAGCAAGCATATCCCCACAGGGGCAGGTCTTGGCGGTGGGTCATCAAACTGTGCAACCACGCTCATCGCCATCAACCAACTTTGGCAACTCAATCTTGACTGCCAAACCCTCATTGATATCGCTGCTACGCTTGGTGCTGATGTGCCATTTTTTATTTTTGCTCATTTTCATCGGACAGATGCCATCGCCACAGGCATTGGCGAACTACTTTCGCCGATTAGCTTACCGACTCGTCAATACCTATTGCTCATGCCTAACATACACCTAGCAACGGCACATTTTTTTAGACACCCTCACCTCATCAAAGATACGCCAATCATGGACGACCTACAACGCCGATACGAACAATTTGATGGACGACTGTCTGACGGTTTTTATAACTGCTTTGAATCCATCGCCATCAATCACAGCCAAACCATCAAACAGGCGATGGACTATCTGCACGCCATCAAAGATATAGATGATGACAAATTTTGTGCCCGCATGACAGGCACGGGCAGTGCGGTATTTTTACCCTTATCCAAGCAGCTGCAATCACAAGCACAACACTTAGTCAGCAACGCCCCCTGTCGTGCCATCATCTGCCAAAGTTTGTACGGCTACTAAACCAAAACACATAAAAAAAGCCAACAAGACCACAAACCTAAAAAAATTTTAAAAAAATTTAAATTTTTTTAAAAAAACACTTGCATAATATAAATTATTCGGTATAATTATCCGCCTATATAGGGGCGTCGCCAAGTTGGTAAGGCATCAGGTTTTGATCCTGACATTCGTTGGTTCGAGTCCAGCCGCCTCTGCCATTTTTTAAAAGTTTTTAAAAAACTTTTTCTAGGGGTATCGCCAAGTTGGTAAGGCATCAGGTTTTGATCCTGACATTCGTTGGTTCGAGTCCAGCTACCTCTGCCATATTCAGGCCTAGCTTGAGCAATAAAGCCAATTCTTCGGAGTTGGCTTTTTTGTTTATCATCTCAATAATCACACCAAAAAAACCTTTCATTGTTACAAGAAAAATTTAGCAAAACTCTGCAAAATTACCGTAAAAAATGCTAAAATAGACAGCAATCATTCTTTTAGCCTTTTACAGGATTATCATATGTCATATATGGCCATCTTTACAGGTAATGCCAACCCACAGCTTGCCCAGACTGTTGCTGACCACCTACATATCCCTTTGAACAAAGCGGACATTACTCGCTTTTCTGATGGAGAAATCGCCATCGAAATCAAGGAAAATGTTCGTGGCAAAGATGTTTTTATTCTACAGCCGACCTGCGTCCCAACCAATGACAACCTGATGGAAGTGGTTTTGCTTGCCGATGCCCTTCGCCGTTCTAGTGCAGGTCGTATCACTGCCGTGATTCCTTATTTTGGTTATGCACGCCAAGACCGCCGACCTCGTTCAGCTCGTGTGCCAATTTCTGCTAAGGTTGTGGCGGATATGCTATCCATCTCTGGCATTGACCGTGTGATGGTTGTTGATTTGCACGCCGACCAAATCCAAGGCTTCTTTGACATTCCTGTTGATAATCTGTACGGCACTCCTGTTCTATTAAGCGACCTAAAACAACAAAACTACGACAACCTAATGGTTGTCTCACCTGATGTAGGTGGTGTGGTGCGTGCTCGTGCTATGGCAAAACTGCTAGGCGATGCCGACCTTGCTATTATTGACAAACGCCGTGCTCGTGCCAACGAATCCCAAGTCATGCACATCATCGGCGATGTCAGTGGTCGTGATTGTGTCATTATTGATGACATCGTTGATACCGCAGGCACACTGTGCAAAGCAGCCCAAGCCCTAAAAGACAATGGTGCTCGCCGTGTGGTTGGCTACATCACCCACCCTGTACTATCAGGCAAAGCGATTGATAATATTAGCAACTCTGCTCTTGATGAGATTGTTGTTACCGACACCATTCCTCTGTCAGAGTCAGCCAAAGCCTGTTCAAAAATTCGTCAAGTCAGTATCGCCTCGTTACTGGCTGAAAGTCTACGCCGTATCAATAACGAAGAGTCTATCAGTGCATTGTTTGATTACAACGCTTAATCCATCAGACTTTCTATCAAAAACCCATCTGATGATGGGTTTTTTAGTCTCTTGTTTTGATGATTGTTTCGCACGCATCAGCTTCTAACTGACCTAGCATGAATCTAGCGACCATAAAAAATACCGCAATGACAACTGCGGTATTTTTTAACGGCTTGCTTAGATTATTTTAGCATTCTTTGCATTTGCTCAAAACGAGAAGTGATTTCAGCTTTTGGTGGAGCAGTCATCAGACTAACTACCACAGTCGCAATCGCACTAAACACAAAGCCTGGCATGATAGAGTAGATGGCATCATTGGCAGGCTTACCACCAATCTCAAAGCCACCATACACCCATACAATCACGGTCAAAGCACCGACTATCATGCCTGCCAATGCACCATGACGGTTCATGCGTTTCCACATCAAGCTAAACAACACCAACGGACCAAATGCCGCACCAAAGCCCGCCCAAGCGTGTGATACCAACTCAAGCACCGAGCTGTTCTTATCACCTGCAATGAAAATAGCCACCAATGCCACGATGACGACTGACAGACGACCAATCATCACTTGGTTGGCTTCTGACGCTTCTTTATTTAAGAATAGCTTATACACATCACGAGTCAAAGAGCTAGATACCACAAGCAACTGACTTGAGATAGTACTCATAATAGCGGCCAAAATCGCTGCCATCAGAAAGCCTGAAATAAGGGGGTGAAATAAGATTTGTGAGAACACAAGGAAAATAGTCTCTGCGTCGTCCAACTGCATACCTTTATTATGAACATATACCATGCCAGACAAACCAACCATCAACGCCCCCATCAGGCTTAGAATCATCCAACCCATGCCAATGGTGCACGCCACAGGCACATCTTTATGTGAGCGAAGTGCCATAAAACGCACAATGATGTGTGGCTGACCAAAATAGCCCAAACCCCAAGCCGCTAACGAAATCGCACCCATGACCGTAACACCACTCATGATATTAAAAAGCTCAGGGTTTATTGATTGTGCCACGCTGACGCTGTTTGAGATACCACCCACTTCATTAAATGCCACAAAAGGCACAAGCAACATGGCAATTAGCATGATGACACCTTGCACAAAGTCTGTCAAAGAGACTGCCAAGAAACCACCAAATAGTGTATAAGCCACAACCACGCCTGCCGTTACCCACAGACCCAATTCATACGACAGACCCAGTGAGTTCTCAAACAGCTTGCCACCACCAACCAAGCTCGCCGCTGTATAGACAGTAAAAAACAAAATTACCACCAATGCCGACATTAGACGCAGTGCGTGCGATGAATCCTCAAAACGATTGGCAAAAAAATCAGGTAGAGTAATCGCATTGTCCGCAAGCTCAGTATAAACACGCAAGCGTGGAGCAACAAGCAGATAATTGACAAATGCACCGATGGTCAAACCACCTGCAATCCAAAAACTAACAATACCTGACGCATACATATATCCTGGTAAACCAAGCAACAGCCAACCTGACATATCAGAAGCACCTGCTGATAGTGCCGCCACAGCAGGACTTAGGTTACGACCGCCAAGCATATAGCCTTCAACATCGTTTCTTTGTTTAAAATAGGCATAAACTCCAATGGCTATCATCAAAATGAAATAAGCCGCCAATGAAATCCACATACCAGTAGCCACATGAGCCATGGCACACTCCTTTTATATATAAAGCAAGAATTAAATAAATTAATGAATAATAAAACAGTTTTTACACATCATTGTCAGCCATTATGAGATTAACAATCAAACAGATGAACAATTTGACAACAATGCCATTGTAACAAACCAGCATATTATATAACAAAAAACCATCAAAGTTATTACTTTAAATGAGATATTTTCTCAATAATCCTAAGTAATCATCAAAATATTGCACTTTTTATCATCAAACTATCAATCAAGCACAATTTTCTTTGCCAATGAAGTAATTTTTTAGTATAATATTTTGCTAATTTTCAAGACCTGCCAAATGATTGGCTCTTTTGAGAATGGCTGGACTGGTCGCAAGTCCAATTTTATTCATCTATTTCCCATTAAGGAATCATCATGAGCTATACTCTAAACGCCATCGTGCGTTCTGACGAACAGCAGGGTAAAGGTGCGAGCCGCCGCCTGCGTAAAACAAACCTTATTCCTGCCATCATCTATGGCGGTGAAGGCGAGCCAGTTTCTATCTGTGTAAAAAACAACGAATTGGTAAAAGCACTATCAGAAGAAGCATTCTTCTCAAGCATCATCAGCATCAATCTAGATGGTGCTAAACAAGAAGTAATCATCAAAGCACTACAACGCCATCCATCAAAAGGCTTCCCACTACACGCTGACTTCCAACGCATCGTTCGTGGTCAAGAAATGAACTTTAGCGTTCCTATGCGTGTTATCAACGAAGAGACTTCAGTGGGCAAAAAAGCAGGTGGCGTACTAACCCAAATCGCAACCGACATTCAAATCGCTTGCCTACCACGCAACCTACCAGAATTCATCGAAGTTGATGTGGCAGCACTAGAAGTTGGTGACAACATTCGCCTAGGTGATGTAAAACTTCCAGAAGGTGCAACCCTAGTCGTTAACGAT
Coding sequences:
- a CDS encoding tetratricopeptide repeat protein, with the protein product MKQKFWQITYPTQHGGIRLPIPRFGKKITRQKTVAIVICLSLVVCVARPAQAGVFDPLLKVLLPFYKKNKEQQPLPNDDALDEMNVDVGDEQFIDDGDDSHYPLINDGFSEILLSDGLTNDLNVPDLQALLTAEFAADRGDVATALAIYKVESFKQNATAIFERALSLSIEYEQPEESLAFAAAWQSQNPDHIPAWFYVTHLALKAKAYNQAVQMLAAVLQYDPRTDLSQIFISIFPNNPTDQRELFDALQYIQSNNSSVAALRAGLLMRLNEHDAALLHINESLKSEPNNLAFINLKLDILNTAGRLDELWSFLHTKRRTLPQETSLYLYEIRHLINQGDLSNAWRLLLEANKHTQNPDVILLAGLVGLDIGEYRHAIEILIPLVKNPIFSSQAHYYLGIGHERLGDFVQARHHYERVKNDDNVLDARTKVVGFYLLENNVNAAISTLIRLRDEYQMYAADSYILQAEIYLRQGNIDTAKDLLSTANRQYPDDDRLLFASYQLLENELSDEEKRLAMDKLVQLDGFNPNYQLEQAKLILKQNPDDQQALTTVKAIIDIRANDPLYDKELQLQALILLSENALIKGNYHAVIDHLQAPYEVSLDLNAGILLLRAYQGLGDDNMVQKLLAELQNTYGFNQESGTPTSEPAIQSY
- the ispE gene encoding 4-(cytidine 5'-diphospho)-2-C-methyl-D-erythritol kinase, with product MTTLTLFSPAKINLFLHITGQRADSYHNLQSVFRTLDFGDELTFRLHDDDKLVQLIGGEHLTERLDDNLIVKAVHTLAQSYPSHAKAVHITLSKHIPTGAGLGGGSSNCATTLIAINQLWQLNLDCQTLIDIAATLGADVPFFIFAHFHRTDAIATGIGELLSPISLPTRQYLLLMPNIHLATAHFFRHPHLIKDTPIMDDLQRRYEQFDGRLSDGFYNCFESIAINHSQTIKQAMDYLHAIKDIDDDKFCARMTGTGSAVFLPLSKQLQSQAQHLVSNAPCRAIICQSLYGY
- the hemA gene encoding glutamyl-tRNA reductase, whose translation is MKLAVIGVNHKTAPVALREKLSFGRDLSHAIAELRALTDGSVIVSTCNRSEIYVKLPSDALCAEVIDDEDAPISEATQKIKAWLADFKGLPLEHISPFLYVYENNRALNHWLRVAAGLDSMILGEPQILGQIRQAVALSREYGGMGQGFDWLTQQVFAAARAVRRDTKVGAQAVTLGFATAKLVTQVFDQPNQLTFMLVAAGEMNRLVAHNVASLGMAKIIIANRSHERAKNLADELHEMARTAGRTVEIQLVSINEIGEYLHHADVMSSCSGSMDTLISHEMVKVALKTRRHRPMLMVDLAVPRDIEPKVGSLDDVYLYSVDDLQHVIAGNLEERKQAAVEAELMVSQLVLDIEHQMQVQVARTQITHYRQIAQSHKDRLLKIALARLDDGDDAHQVMTQFAHALTQTLTHAPSRLIRDTAQNSDPDVLEMITDTLNHAYRE
- a CDS encoding 50S ribosomal protein L25/general stress protein Ctc; the protein is MMSYTLNAIVRSDEQQGKGASRRLRKTNLIPAIIYGGEGEPVSICVKNNELVKALSEEAFFSSIISINLDGAKQEVIIKALQRHPSKGFPLHADFQRIVRGQEMNFSVPMRVINEETSVGKKAGGVLTQIATDIQIACLPRNLPEFIEVDVAALEVGDNIRLGDVKLPEGATLVVNDDSELENTIISMQAPTVETTEATEAPVADEAISEE
- the putP gene encoding sodium/proline symporter PutP, which codes for MAHVATGMWISLAAYFILMIAIGVYAYFKQRNDVEGYMLGGRNLSPAVAALSAGASDMSGWLLLGLPGYMYASGIVSFWIAGGLTIGAFVNYLLVAPRLRVYTELADNAITLPDFFANRFEDSSHALRLMSALVVILFFTVYTAASLVGGGKLFENSLGLSYELGLWVTAGVVVAYTLFGGFLAVSLTDFVQGVIMLIAMLLVPFVAFNEVGGISNSVSVAQSINPELFNIMSGVTVMGAISLAAWGLGYFGQPHIIVRFMALRSHKDVPVACTIGMGWMILSLMGALMVGLSGMVYVHNKGMQLDDAETIFLVFSQILFHPLISGFLMAAILAAIMSTISSQLLVVSSSLTRDVYKLFLNKEASEANQVMIGRLSVVIVALVAIFIAGDKNSSVLELVSHAWAGFGAAFGPLVLFSLMWKRMNRHGALAGMIVGALTVIVWVYGGFEIGGKPANDAIYSIMPGFVFSAIATVVVSLMTAPPKAEITSRFEQMQRMLK
- a CDS encoding ribose-phosphate pyrophosphokinase: MSYMAIFTGNANPQLAQTVADHLHIPLNKADITRFSDGEIAIEIKENVRGKDVFILQPTCVPTNDNLMEVVLLADALRRSSAGRITAVIPYFGYARQDRRPRSARVPISAKVVADMLSISGIDRVMVVDLHADQIQGFFDIPVDNLYGTPVLLSDLKQQNYDNLMVVSPDVGGVVRARAMAKLLGDADLAIIDKRRARANESQVMHIIGDVSGRDCVIIDDIVDTAGTLCKAAQALKDNGARRVVGYITHPVLSGKAIDNISNSALDEIVVTDTIPLSESAKACSKIRQVSIASLLAESLRRINNEESISALFDYNA
- a CDS encoding outer membrane lipoprotein LolB; the encoded protein is MLLTKTTLKTAQMVMASCLLTVMAGCQTLPKNTPTTTATINAPIQFNITGKIGMITISADNSQSGTAFYAWVQEGERFAIDLTGALGIGATTISFDGKTATLHNQRIRSVHADSPEELLTQVTGWQAPISQLPYWIIGKTAPSDSDHQYDDKGRLAQAVNSDWIATFEYKGNLPNRLRITHTDGHRIIMSIIHGN